The window ATGCGCTCGCCATCGGCAATCATGAGTTCGACTTCGGGCCGAGCATCCTCGGTGGCTTTGTCCAGCAGTTCAACCCGATTCGTCCCCCATTCCTCAGTGCGAACCTGGACGTGAGCGCTGAGCCCTCCCTCGCGCGCCTCGCCGCGACGCGGCGCATCGCCCGGAGCACCATTGCCTTCGCTCGCCTGACGCCGATCGGGATCATCGGGGCCACGACGCCACTCCTGCCGTTTATCTCCAGCCCAGGCAAAGTGCAGGTGAACCCGGACGTGGCCGGTGCGGTGAACGCCGAGGCCGCGCGACTCAAGCGTCTGGGTGTCAACAAGATCATTCTCATCAGTCACCTGCAATCACGGCTCGAGGACCTCGCGCTGATCCCGTCGCTGCGCGACGTCGACATCGTGGTGGCTGGCGGCGGTGATGACCTCCTGGCCAACAGCGACGATCTCCTCATCCCCGGTGATATCGCGGTCGGCTCGTACCCGCTGAGCGCCGTCGACGCCAACGGCAAGACGGTCTCGGTCGTGACCACCGCCGGTGGATACGGCTACGTGGGACGACTCATCGTGGGCTTCGATCGTCAGGGGAACGTGATGCGCATCTCCGACAAGAGCGGGCCGGTGCGCGTTGCTGGAGGCACGCAACCCGACGCCGTCCTTCCTGACCCCATGGTCCAGAGCCAGGTCGTGACGCCGGTCGCGGCGTACGTCGCCAACCTCGCGTCCACGGTGGTCGCCAACAGCCAGGTGGCTCTCGATGGCATCCGGAACAACGTGCGGTCGGTCGAGACCAACCTCGGCAACCTGGTGGCCGACGCGCTCCTGTGGGAGGCGAAGCAGCGGGCGGCGTCGTTTGGTGCGCCGCAGCCTTTGGTCGCATTTCAAAACGGTGGGGGGATTCGCAACGCCTCGCTGCTGCCGGCCGGTCCCCTGAGCGAGAAGAACACGATCGATATCCTGCCGTTCGCCAACTTCGTGACGATCGTGCCGGCCCTTCCACGTGCGCAACTCAAGGAAATCCTCGAGAATGCAGTCTCGCGCGTCGCGTTCTTTGATGGGCGCTTCGCGCAGGTGGCCGGACTGAGTTTCGTGTGGGATGCCAACGGCACGGCCCAGGTGCTTGACGCAAGCCTGAACGTCACGACGCCGGGGACCCGGGTGCGCGACGTGACGCTTGCCGATGGCACCGTGATCGTGCAGAACGGAGTCGTCGTGGCCGGTGCCGACATCCCCGTGGCCACCATCGACTTTCTCGCCGTGCAGAATGGGGACCAGTATCCCTTCCGAGGCCTGCCATTCGTCCGGGTGGGGGCCACCTACCAGCAGGCGCTGAGCAACTACTTGCGCGTCGGCCTGGGAGGGACGGTGACAGCAGCGGCGTACCCCGTTGGTGGAGCCGGCCGTATCACGCGCCTCAACTAGGCGCCTCTAGGCGGCGGGGGGGTGAGGCAGGCCGCTCACTTCCCCGCAAGCCCTGAAGGATCGTCCGAATGCGATCGAACGAGGTCGCAAACAGGTTGAGCTGCACTGGATCCGCGAACACCACCTCCCAGTCCTCCACCGACAGGGCCCGGGCGAGCCGCACCGCGAAGTTCGTGCGCAACACCCTCGCGTAGTGCTCGGCGTCGTAGTCCCGGCGATCCTCCGCCCCTTCGGCTGGCGTGATGCGCGACTCACCGCCCTGGGCGCGATATATCCGCACCCGTTCTCCCGACTTCCAATGCGTCCTGCCGCTGGCCAACATCCCCTCGTAGGCCGCCTCCTTGCGTGCGTCGCGCACGGCGAGGTACTGCTCAGGTGACTTGGTCAGTCGGACGCGCGAACTCACCTCGCGCGTGGCGAGGTCGCGCCGATGGAGGCCGGCGATCGTGTCGAGGTACTGTCGCCGAACGGCGGGAATGTCGCCCACCAGCAGCGAGCGCACGGCCTCGCGCAGGAAGGCCTCGCCAAAGGGCTCGGCGCGGCTCGACCGAAAGGCCACGCCACGCAGGATCAACGTGCCATCGTACTTCAGCAGGGCATAGTTCTTCGGCTCGTGCGACAGCATCGCGGCGTAGCGTCCCTCGAACTCCAGCTGCACGAGGGGCGGCAGGAGCGCGGCCACCTCAGCGACTACGCGGCGTTCGTCGTCTTCGGTCCACTCGAGCGGGACCGCGAAGTACACCCCGTCGGTGTCGGCCTCGAGCAGCGTGACGCCGCGCGCGGCCAGCTCGCGACAGAGGAGGTCAAGCAGCTCGCGTCCGCGACGCGTGACCTCGTTGGCCGCATGCACATCATTGAAGCGCGTCAGGCCCCCGGCGGCCAGATATCCGTAAGCCGAATTGATCACGATCTTCATGGCCGCCGACGTGGCGTCGTGCAGGTGTCGCGACGGGGACCCGGCGGGGGCGGCGCGGGCCGCGGCCTTGGCCGCGAGCCGGTGCTCCGTGAGCCGGTCAACCAGCGCGAGAAACGCACCTAACGAGTCACGCGCCGGACCGATGCGATAGGTGCGCATGAGCGACGGGTACAGGCTCGCCACGTCGGCCTTCACCACGCGATGGGCCGCCCCGGCGGCAAAGAGGTGCAGGGCGGCACCCGTGTGGACCGTCCCATCGCCCGTGGCGTGAACGGGGACGGCTCGCCCGGCGCGCAGGTACGCACGCACGAGCAGCGGGTCGATCACCCCCGTGGCAGCGCCGGCGTC is drawn from Gemmatimonadota bacterium and contains these coding sequences:
- a CDS encoding bifunctional metallophosphatase/5'-nucleotidase; the encoded protein is MRRTLLALSLLLAACADDPARTTPLPSEPSFAVAAAAPVDFCLTLLHNNDGESDLIDLGLGREDFGGIARFATVVKNLRSLSQNDLSPDARDLNCGGVGLLKRGALMVSSGDNYLAGAEFQASLSSGSYYDAIGLDLIGYDALAIGNHEFDFGPSILGGFVQQFNPIRPPFLSANLDVSAEPSLARLAATRRIARSTIAFARLTPIGIIGATTPLLPFISSPGKVQVNPDVAGAVNAEAARLKRLGVNKIILISHLQSRLEDLALIPSLRDVDIVVAGGGDDLLANSDDLLIPGDIAVGSYPLSAVDANGKTVSVVTTAGGYGYVGRLIVGFDRQGNVMRISDKSGPVRVAGGTQPDAVLPDPMVQSQVVTPVAAYVANLASTVVANSQVALDGIRNNVRSVETNLGNLVADALLWEAKQRAASFGAPQPLVAFQNGGGIRNASLLPAGPLSEKNTIDILPFANFVTIVPALPRAQLKEILENAVSRVAFFDGRFAQVAGLSFVWDANGTAQVLDASLNVTTPGTRVRDVTLADGTVIVQNGVVVAGADIPVATIDFLAVQNGDQYPFRGLPFVRVGATYQQALSNYLRVGLGGTVTAAAYPVGGAGRITRLN
- a CDS encoding ribonuclease H-like domain-containing protein; this translates as MLSDADEWLWGWDPTPGIVSVWADDRGRADVWRREGGRLHHDVVRFRPWLLLDRLDDLQHLGTGLGTHGDAHVHVRELEGDGALRFLVGADDGRFLRRAVLEGASRRLGHPVSHLAALGEDTHLALPPDEQFLVATGRTYFRDFAFDDLHRLQFDLETTGLDPRHDRIFMVAVRDPSGVATVLEVPSDDEAGERVLIERLVAVIREADPDVIENHNLHGFDLPFLERRARVAGITLRLGRNELPLQRRAARRGIVIEGDAQRRHRYIVPGRELIDTMDAVLRYDFSTRELPGHGLKAVARHFGLAGPDRELVRGDLIHATWRTDPERVRRYATADVEEVAGLARLLGGSAFALARMAPRRYERLADAGAATGVIDPLLVRAYLRAGRAVPVHATGDGTVHTGAALHLFAAGAAHRVVKADVASLYPSLMRTYRIGPARDSLGAFLALVDRLTEHRLAAKAAARAAPAGSPSRHLHDATSAAMKIVINSAYGYLAAGGLTRFNDVHAANEVTRRGRELLDLLCRELAARGVTLLEADTDGVYFAVPLEWTEDDERRVVAEVAALLPPLVQLEFEGRYAAMLSHEPKNYALLKYDGTLILRGVAFRSSRAEPFGEAFLREAVRSLLVGDIPAVRRQYLDTIAGLHRRDLATREVSSRVRLTKSPEQYLAVRDARKEAAYEGMLASGRTHWKSGERVRIYRAQGGESRITPAEGAEDRRDYDAEHYARVLRTNFAVRLARALSVEDWEVVFADPVQLNLFATSFDRIRTILQGLRGSERPASPPRRLEAPS